Proteins encoded within one genomic window of Sphingomonas sp. NBWT7:
- a CDS encoding alpha-glucosidase: MTLRLDAVDGGFDIYAGAALVIRHRPDAPALFVGTGTPLVDMYRGNYFLEDRLAERIALRVATIDGNTILLSNEGGATLLTLTLRDGALHLDAHDAALNRFWLTCVGEAGERFWGGGEQLSYVDMAGRRFPMWTSEPGVGRDKSTLMTFQCDRDHRSGGDYWNTNYPQPTYLSSRRYALHVDTTAYSCFDFRDAASPGIAVWEVPARIELFAANRFAAIVEQLSTRFGRQPLLPEWAYSGAILGLKDGTRSFERMEAMLAAGAIVTGLWCEDWVGLRVTSFGKRLFWDWKANDARYPHLRQKIAELNDRGIRFLGYVNPYLAVDGTQYGEARDAGYLALKLDADEPYLVDFGEFDCGVVDFTNPAAAEWFAERVIGQEMLDIGLSGWMADFGEYLPTDVRLHDGSDGMLAHNAWPTIWAEVNARAVASRGKTGDAVFFMRAGFTGVGAHCPLLWAGDQCVDFSRHDGIGTVIRGALSSGLVGNAYHHSDLGGYTSLYDNVRTPELLMRWSELSAFSPVMRSHEGNRPDKNLQLDGDADVLAHFVAMTRIHAALAPYVAHLCAEAAATGLPLQRALFLNYEDDAACWDVETQFAYGRDLIVAPVLDAGATRWSAYLPTGAEWRHLWSGETFAGGQSVEVAAPIGQPPVFWRTDSKHAALFESIATR, translated from the coding sequence ATGACGCTGCGGCTCGACGCGGTCGACGGCGGCTTTGACATCTACGCCGGCGCTGCGCTGGTCATCCGCCATCGCCCCGACGCGCCCGCGCTGTTCGTCGGCACGGGAACGCCGCTGGTCGACATGTACCGCGGCAATTACTTCCTCGAGGATCGGCTTGCGGAGCGGATCGCGCTGCGCGTGGCGACGATCGACGGTAATACGATTCTGCTGTCGAACGAAGGTGGCGCGACGCTGCTGACGCTAACGCTGCGCGACGGGGCGCTGCACCTCGACGCGCACGACGCGGCGCTCAATCGCTTCTGGCTGACGTGCGTCGGCGAGGCGGGCGAGCGCTTCTGGGGTGGCGGCGAGCAATTGTCCTACGTCGACATGGCGGGGCGGCGCTTCCCGATGTGGACGTCGGAGCCCGGCGTCGGGCGCGACAAATCGACGCTGATGACGTTTCAGTGCGATCGCGACCACCGCTCGGGCGGCGATTATTGGAACACCAATTATCCGCAGCCGACCTATCTGTCCTCACGCCGTTACGCGCTGCATGTCGACACGACGGCGTACAGCTGCTTCGATTTCCGCGATGCGGCCTCGCCCGGGATCGCGGTGTGGGAAGTGCCCGCGCGGATCGAGCTGTTCGCTGCCAACCGCTTCGCGGCGATCGTCGAGCAATTGTCGACGCGCTTCGGCCGCCAGCCGCTGCTCCCCGAATGGGCCTATTCCGGCGCGATCCTGGGGCTGAAGGATGGCACGCGCAGCTTCGAGCGGATGGAGGCAATGCTCGCGGCGGGCGCAATCGTCACCGGCCTGTGGTGCGAAGACTGGGTCGGCCTGCGCGTCACCAGCTTCGGCAAGCGGCTGTTCTGGGACTGGAAGGCGAACGACGCGCGCTATCCACATCTCAGGCAGAAGATCGCCGAACTCAACGATCGCGGCATCCGTTTCCTCGGCTACGTCAATCCGTATCTCGCGGTCGACGGGACGCAATATGGCGAGGCGCGCGATGCCGGCTATCTGGCGCTGAAGCTGGATGCGGACGAGCCGTATCTGGTCGATTTCGGCGAGTTCGACTGCGGTGTGGTCGATTTCACCAATCCAGCCGCGGCCGAATGGTTCGCCGAGCGGGTGATCGGGCAGGAGATGCTCGACATCGGCCTGTCGGGCTGGATGGCTGATTTCGGCGAGTATCTGCCGACCGACGTGCGGCTGCACGACGGCAGCGACGGGATGCTCGCGCACAATGCCTGGCCGACGATCTGGGCGGAGGTGAACGCGCGCGCGGTCGCCAGTCGCGGCAAGACGGGCGACGCGGTGTTCTTCATGCGCGCCGGCTTTACCGGCGTCGGCGCACATTGTCCGCTGCTGTGGGCGGGGGACCAATGCGTCGATTTCTCGCGCCACGACGGGATCGGCACGGTGATCCGCGGTGCGCTTTCGTCCGGGCTGGTCGGCAATGCGTATCACCACAGCGATCTGGGCGGCTACACCAGCCTGTACGACAACGTCCGCACGCCCGAACTGCTGATGCGGTGGAGCGAGCTGTCGGCCTTCTCGCCCGTGATGCGCAGCCATGAGGGCAACCGGCCCGACAAAAACCTGCAGCTTGACGGCGACGCCGACGTACTCGCGCATTTCGTCGCCATGACCAGAATCCATGCGGCGCTCGCGCCCTATGTCGCGCATCTGTGCGCTGAGGCGGCGGCGACCGGGCTGCCGCTGCAGCGCGCACTGTTCCTAAATTACGAGGACGATGCGGCGTGCTGGGACGTCGAGACGCAATTCGCCTACGGCCGCGACCTGATCGTCGCGCCGGTACTCGACGCGGGGGCAACGCGCTGGTCGGCGTACCTGCCCACGGGCGCGGAATGGCGGCATCTGTGGTCGGGCGAGACCTTTGCCGGCGGGCAAAGCGTCGAGGTCGCGGCGCCGATCGGGCAGCCGCCGGTGTTTTGGCGGACCGACAGCAAGCATGCGGCGCTGTTCGAGTCGATCGCGACGCGGTGA
- a CDS encoding NADPH-dependent FMN reductase, producing MTQHKPLIVGIGGTTVAGSSTERALEIALAAAAEAGAETQLFGGAALVQLPLYTPGLTDRTAGEAALVAAVRAASGVIIASPGYHGSVSGLVKNAIDLLEETARDSRPYLADVPVGLIATAYGWQATGSTVAALRSIAHALRGWPTPFAATVNSAQAKLDAEGGCSDPAVTEQLRLVGRQVATAALRDYSARVAGGIAA from the coding sequence ATGACCCAACACAAGCCGCTGATCGTCGGGATCGGGGGGACGACCGTCGCGGGATCGTCGACCGAGCGGGCGCTGGAGATCGCGCTCGCGGCGGCGGCGGAGGCTGGCGCCGAGACGCAGCTGTTCGGCGGCGCCGCGCTCGTCCAGCTGCCGCTCTACACGCCGGGCCTGACCGATCGCACGGCAGGCGAGGCCGCGCTGGTCGCCGCGGTGCGCGCCGCGTCGGGCGTCATCATCGCCTCGCCCGGCTATCACGGCAGCGTATCAGGGCTCGTCAAGAACGCGATCGACCTGCTCGAGGAAACCGCGCGTGATTCCCGCCCCTATCTCGCCGACGTGCCCGTCGGCCTGATCGCCACCGCGTACGGCTGGCAGGCGACCGGATCGACCGTGGCGGCGCTGCGCTCGATCGCGCACGCGCTACGTGGCTGGCCGACGCCGTTCGCGGCAACGGTCAACAGCGCCCAAGCGAAGCTCGACGCGGAGGGCGGATGCAGCGACCCGGCGGTGACCGAGCAGCTGCGGCTGGTCGGCCGACAGGTCGCCACGGCAGCGCTGCGCGACTATTCGGCCCGGGTTGCCGGCGGGATCGCGGCATGA
- a CDS encoding LLM class flavin-dependent oxidoreductase: MNETQAKSCEVSWFSALCDDDYEFLGVPDAKLKSSWEHCRDIVLQAESGGFDNILLPSGYALGIDTTAFAAAIATMVERIRLLMAVRIGESWPPQLARQIATIDRILGGRLTVNIISSDLPGETLASAPRYARTLEAMQILKTMLNGEALDHQGEFWQLKLDPPAVTTVSGKAPPLYFGGLSPDAREVAAQGADVYLMWPDKREAVQAIIDDMTARAAKHGRTLKFGYRAHVIVRDTETEARAAADRLLSKLDAKEGEAIRNKSLDTTSTGVAAQAALREGSKDDGYAEEHLWTGVGRARSGCGAAIVGDPDQVLAKLRMYQDMGIEAFILSGYPHAAEADLFARHVLPKLSHGPLVL, translated from the coding sequence GTGAACGAGACGCAAGCGAAATCGTGTGAAGTCAGCTGGTTCTCTGCGCTGTGCGACGATGATTACGAGTTTCTCGGCGTTCCTGATGCCAAACTGAAATCGAGCTGGGAGCATTGCCGCGACATCGTGCTGCAGGCCGAGAGCGGCGGGTTCGACAACATCCTGCTGCCGTCGGGCTATGCATTGGGGATCGACACCACCGCTTTCGCTGCGGCGATCGCGACGATGGTCGAGCGTATCCGCCTGCTGATGGCGGTGCGGATCGGCGAGAGCTGGCCGCCGCAACTGGCACGCCAGATCGCGACGATCGACCGCATTCTGGGTGGGCGGCTGACGGTGAATATCATCTCGTCCGACCTGCCGGGCGAGACGCTGGCAAGCGCACCGCGCTACGCCCGCACGCTCGAGGCGATGCAGATCCTGAAGACGATGCTCAACGGCGAAGCGCTCGATCACCAGGGCGAGTTCTGGCAATTGAAGCTCGATCCGCCGGCGGTGACGACGGTGTCGGGCAAGGCGCCGCCGCTGTATTTCGGCGGGCTATCGCCCGACGCGCGCGAGGTCGCGGCGCAGGGGGCGGACGTCTATCTCATGTGGCCGGACAAGCGCGAGGCGGTGCAGGCGATCATCGACGACATGACCGCGCGCGCCGCGAAGCACGGTCGCACGCTGAAGTTCGGCTATCGCGCGCACGTGATCGTGCGCGACACCGAGACAGAGGCGCGTGCCGCCGCCGATCGGCTGCTGTCGAAGCTCGACGCCAAGGAAGGCGAGGCGATCCGCAACAAGTCGCTCGACACGACGTCGACCGGCGTCGCGGCGCAGGCGGCGCTGCGTGAGGGATCGAAGGACGACGGCTATGCCGAGGAGCATCTGTGGACCGGCGTCGGCCGGGCACGGTCGGGCTGCGGCGCGGCGATCGTCGGCGATCCCGATCAGGTGCTCGCCAAGCTGCGGATGTACCAGGACATGGGGATCGAGGCGTTCATCCTGTCTGGCTATCCGCACGCCGCCGAGGCGGATCTGTTCGCGCGGCACGTGCTGCCGAAGCTCAGCCACGGGCCGCTGGTGCTGTGA